GAAAGCCAATTATATTTTATTCAGCCGGCTGATTGCGGCGAATGTAAGCCTCAATAGCCCCAGCCATGGAAGGCGCGTTGGGCATGGGAGCCTCAATGTCAAGCTCTAAGTTGGCGTCGCGCACGGCCTTAGCCGTGGTGGGGCCAAAAGCCGCAATGCGAGTGCCATCTTGCACAAAACTGGGGAAATTGACGAACAGCGAGCTAATACCCGAGGGGCTAAAAAACGCCAACACGTCGTACTTCACGTCCGACAAATCTGACAAGTCACTCGCTACTGTGCGGTAAATAACGGCTTCCGTAAACTTGAGGTTATTGGCGCGCATAAACACCGGCAAGTCGTCTTTACGAATGTCGGAGCACGGGTAGAGAAAATTCTCGCCCTTGTGCTTTTTGATAACATCAAACAAGTCGGCCGCGGTGCGCGTGCCCACGAATAGCTTGCGCTTGCGCAACACGATATATTTCTGCAAGTAGTTAGCTGTCTGCTCCGAAATGCAGAAATATTTCATTTCGGCAGGCATTTCGAGCTTGGCTTCCTGGCAAATGCGGAAAAAGTGGTCAACGGCGTTGCGGCTGGTGAAAATTACTGCCGTGAAGTCCGCGATGTTAATTTTATCGCGCCGGAAGTCCTTATAAGACACCGGTTGAACTTCAATAAACTCCCGAAAATCAACCCGAATGCCATATTTCTCGGCAAGGGCCGAATACGGGGATACTTCGGTGGTGGGCTTGGGCTGGGTTACCAAAATGCTTTGGATGCGCTTGGTGTGCCGGCCGGTACCCGGCGTGTCTGCACTCTCGGCCATACAAGAAGAGAAGGAGTATTGCTAGAACGATAGAGGAAAGAAAACCTGGGCAAAGGCTGGACGGGGCCGCCCGGCAGCAACTAAGTGGTAAACACCAACAGCCTTAGCAGAATGAGCAGGGGCAGTATTTCGGTAGCACAAAGGTAAGCAAACAAATGAAGATTAAGCAGTGACGCCCGCTGGTGCACGGTGTGCAGCACCCGCAGCACGGTGCCCACCAGCACCAGCGCGATGACCGCCGCCGCCGTGCCGGCCACCGCCGCGGGGTAACTGCCATTTAAACCCAGGTAAAGCAGCAGCACAAAAGGCAAGAAAAGCCCTGCTAGCAGCGTGGTGCGTAAAAACTCGCGGTATTGCACCGCTACCAGTTCGCGCAAATCAAAGGTATAGGCCAAAAGGGACACGTATAGGTATTTGCCGAGCACAAAACCTGCAATGAGGGCCGCATAAAACAGCACCCGCGCCACTATGGCCCGCTCGGGCACGGCCACGAATTGCCGCACCAAGGGCAGGTTTTCGAGGCCCGTGTGCAACGCGGTGAGCAATAGCGCGAACGAAAGCCCGAACAGCAACACCAGCAGCATGTTGAGCAGCGAAAATGCTGGTCGGGCCAGGAAGGTGGCCTGTTCGGAGGTATTGCCAAACAGCTCATCGAACCGAAATACACGGGCCAAGCCGGGCTGGTACGTCGCGCGTACCCCGCCATAGAGCAGCCCCAACACCAGCAAAAAGCTCAGCAGCACGTTTTGGCCCAGCGGGCCGGGGGCCCTAGCTTGGGCGATTTCCGCGGTGGTGTCGAAGGTAGCATCGGGCTTGGTGGCGGTGACTTCCGACGTGAATGAGGCCAGAGCGGGGGTGCCACCGGGCTGCCACACGCCCAGCAGGTGCGTCCCCGGGACCAAGCCCGCCGGCAACCGCTGGGCCAAATCGAAGGCGTAGGGGCCCGCCCGGTCGGCGGTAAAAATAAGTTGGTTATCAACAAATAAGCTCAAGCCCCGCTGGGCTGCGAAGGCCACCGGAAACGGCTGGCCGCGGCGCAGGCGCACGTACTGATAATAGGCGTGGGCCGAAGCGTGGTAGCCGGGCAAATAGAGGATGAGGCGGTTGCGGCCCACGTCGTGGATGAGCCAATCGGCGGTGAGGCCAACGGGCGCGGCCGGGGGCAACGGCCGGTACTCAGCGGCGCGGCTGGTTATGCCCCCCAGCAGTGTAAATAGCAGCCACAAGGCGCTGCCCCGCCCCCACCCCGGGGCCCACCGGCCAGCACCGAAGAGCAACATTACCATGGCTTGGGACCGGATGGAAACTAGGATTGCGCGGCGACGACCTCGCGGCGCAATCGGCTCTGGTACACGCCAATTAATACACTCAGTAGTACCGAGAAGCCCAGCAGAATGCCGATGAGGGCCAGGTTGCCTAGGTTGGCGAACTGAATCACGAACAGGATGACGAGCAGGTTGAGGGCCCCCAGTAGCAGCACCGTATTAATTTGCGAAAGCCCCATACCCAGCAAGCGATGGTGAATGTGGTTACGGTCGGGCGCGAAGGGTGACTTGCCAGCCGCCATGCGCAGCACAAACACCCGCAGCGTATCAAACAAGGGCACGAATAGAATGCCCAACGCCACCGCCGGCGTGGCGCTAAACGGCAGCTGCGTACCGGGCTGCCCGCCAAGCTCAATGAACTGAATGGCCAGTACCGATACAATAAAGCCGCAAACAAGTGAGCCCGTGTCGCCCATAAAAATGGGGGCCCGGTGGAAGTTGTAGCGCAAAAAGCCCACCATACCCCCCATCAGGCACACGGCCACGAAGGCGTAGTTGCTGTACGCCTCGCCCCCATAATGATAGAAATAGAAGCCGAACGTACCCATGATAATTAACACGATGGAGCCGGCTAGGCCGTCGAGGCCATCGATGAGGTTGATGGCGTTGGTGATGCCCACGATGGTGGCCAGCGTGAAGGCGTAGCTGACGCCCACAGGAAGGATATAAATGCCTAGAATGCCCTGGAAGCTGGTGATGCGCACGTCAGCCATGATCATGACGATGCCCGTGGCCAGCAGCTGGCCCACGAATTTCTTGAACACCGACATGCCCACTAAGTCGTCCTTCAGGCCCACGAAAAACAGGATGATGCAACCGGCCAGCAGCTCCTTCACACCGTTTTGCAGGGGCCCAAAAATGGTGAGGGCGGACATGAAGCCTGCGAACACCGCCACGCCGCCCAGCCGGGGCGTCAGTGACGAGTGCACGGTGCGCCCGTTGGGCGTGTCGAGCATGTTTTTGAGGTGGGCAATTTGAATAATGGACGGCACCGCGAACAGCGCCACCAGAAAAGCCCAGCCGGCCGACAGCACTAATTGAATAGCAACAGGATTCATAGCGTAGAAATAGGGGAGAAAAGTTAATAACCGGGGCCCCCAAGGCCGGCTAGCTGTGCAACACGCCCGCCCGGTCGTTGAGCAGTGAGATATGAATAAAGTTTTCGGGCACGATGGAGTCGGGCACGAAGATGTATTTCTTGTCAAAAATTTGCGCGCCGCGGTAGTAGCTCACCCAGTACTGGTTGTTGAGGTGGAACAGGGCGGGGTCGAGGGGCTCGACGGGTACGGCCGTGCGGGGCGGCACCTCCTCAAACAAGTAGCGCAGCGTGGAGGTGCGCACCGTTTCGCCGTCGGGCTGCTGGCCGTAGCCGTGGGCGTTCACGATGACGCTGCGCAGCGGGTAGGCGTTGTGATTGAGCAGGTACACCTGCCACACGGGCTGGCCGGCGGGCGTTAGGGCCCCATCCTCGGCCGGGGCGATGGCCACCGATACGCCTTCCACGGGGTCAAAGGAAATATCTTGCTTCACAGAACCGCAGATTTAACGGATTTTAACGGATGAAAACAGGTTTTTTGGGATTCCGCATAGGGTAGCGCCGGGGCCCCGGCTAAGCCGTTGCGGCGTCGAAAAGCGCGCGCAGGTGGGGCAATAGGCGCTCCTGCACTTCTTCCACGGCCACGGGGCGGCCCAGCTCCTGGGCCAGCGAGGTCACGGCTTTGTCGGTGATGCCACAGGGCACGATGTGACCGAAGTAGGCCAGGTCGGGGTTCACGTTCAGGGCGAAGCCGTGCATGGTCACCCAGCGACTGCACTTCACGCCCATCGCGCAGATTTTGCGGGGGTTGGGGGCCCCTTCCTCCCAGCCCAGCCACACGCCGGTGAGGCCCGCGATGCGGCCGGCGCGCAAGCCGTACCCGGCCAGCGTTTGGATGACGGCCTCTTCCAGCGTGCGCAGGTACCAGTGGATGTCGGGCCGGAAGTTATCGAGGTCAAGAATGGGGTAGCCCACCAGCTGGCCGGGGCCGTGGTAGGTAATGTCGCCGCCCCGGTTGATGCGGTGGTAGGTGGCGCCGTGGGCGGTCAGCGCCGCTTCGCTGAGCAGCAGGTGCTCGGGCTTGCCACTCTTGCCCAGCGTGTAGGTATGCGGGTGCTGGCAGAGCAGCAGGTGGTT
This genomic stretch from Hymenobacter sp. PAMC 26628 harbors:
- a CDS encoding uroporphyrinogen-III synthase yields the protein MAESADTPGTGRHTKRIQSILVTQPKPTTEVSPYSALAEKYGIRVDFREFIEVQPVSYKDFRRDKINIADFTAVIFTSRNAVDHFFRICQEAKLEMPAEMKYFCISEQTANYLQKYIVLRKRKLFVGTRTAADLFDVIKKHKGENFLYPCSDIRKDDLPVFMRANNLKFTEAVIYRTVASDLSDLSDVKYDVLAFFSPSGISSLFVNFPSFVQDGTRIAAFGPTTAKAVRDANLELDIEAPMPNAPSMAGAIEAYIRRNQPAE
- a CDS encoding DUF4271 domain-containing protein, which produces MVMLLFGAGRWAPGWGRGSALWLLFTLLGGITSRAAEYRPLPPAAPVGLTADWLIHDVGRNRLILYLPGYHASAHAYYQYVRLRRGQPFPVAFAAQRGLSLFVDNQLIFTADRAGPYAFDLAQRLPAGLVPGTHLLGVWQPGGTPALASFTSEVTATKPDATFDTTAEIAQARAPGPLGQNVLLSFLLVLGLLYGGVRATYQPGLARVFRFDELFGNTSEQATFLARPAFSLLNMLLVLLFGLSFALLLTALHTGLENLPLVRQFVAVPERAIVARVLFYAALIAGFVLGKYLYVSLLAYTFDLRELVAVQYREFLRTTLLAGLFLPFVLLLYLGLNGSYPAAVAGTAAAVIALVLVGTVLRVLHTVHQRASLLNLHLFAYLCATEILPLLILLRLLVFTT
- a CDS encoding MraY family glycosyltransferase, giving the protein MNPVAIQLVLSAGWAFLVALFAVPSIIQIAHLKNMLDTPNGRTVHSSLTPRLGGVAVFAGFMSALTIFGPLQNGVKELLAGCIILFFVGLKDDLVGMSVFKKFVGQLLATGIVMIMADVRITSFQGILGIYILPVGVSYAFTLATIVGITNAINLIDGLDGLAGSIVLIIMGTFGFYFYHYGGEAYSNYAFVAVCLMGGMVGFLRYNFHRAPIFMGDTGSLVCGFIVSVLAIQFIELGGQPGTQLPFSATPAVALGILFVPLFDTLRVFVLRMAAGKSPFAPDRNHIHHRLLGMGLSQINTVLLLGALNLLVILFVIQFANLGNLALIGILLGFSVLLSVLIGVYQSRLRREVVAAQS
- the lipB gene encoding lipoyl(octanoyl) transferase LipB, with product MTTAAPALPVAAPPYQALAVQRLGLVPYAPTWALQEELLAATVAIKTQNREAASAGLPPQPTPNHLLLCQHPHTYTLGKSGKPEHLLLSEAALTAHGATYHRINRGGDITYHGPGQLVGYPILDLDNFRPDIHWYLRTLEEAVIQTLAGYGLRAGRIAGLTGVWLGWEEGAPNPRKICAMGVKCSRWVTMHGFALNVNPDLAYFGHIVPCGITDKAVTSLAQELGRPVAVEEVQERLLPHLRALFDAATA